In a single window of the Tigriopus californicus strain San Diego chromosome 2, Tcal_SD_v2.1, whole genome shotgun sequence genome:
- the LOC131877054 gene encoding probable enoyl-CoA hydratase → MALKLSQWSVRMLQFNRWSTSRLMSTLPELEYIKVEKCGTDGRVGLVTLHRPKALNALCSPLMDDLMTALKLFDADQKVGAIVLTGSGKAFAAGADIKEMQPRDFPENFRENFLSQWTDMVKISKPILAAVNGFALGGGCEVAMMCDMIYASEKAKFGQPEITLGTIPGAGGTQRLPRAIGKSRAMEMNLTGDMIDAHTAEKWGLVARVFPADNFLDETIKIADKIASKSKLTVAICKQATNAAYESALSEGLATEKRLFHATFATQDRKEGMTAFVEKREPVWQDN, encoded by the exons ATGGCTTTGAAATTGTCACAATGGAGTGTTCGAATGCTTCAATTCAATCGATGGTCCACCTCGCGTCTCATGTCCACCTTGCCAGAATTGGAGTACATTAAAGTGGAAAAATGCGGCACTGACGGCCGTGTTGGGCTCGTGACcctc CACCGACCCAAGGCTCTCAACGCATTATGCTCACCACTCATGGATGACCTCATGACCGCGCTCAAACTATTTGATGCCGATCAGAAA GTGGGAGCCATTGTACTGACCGGAAGTGGCAAAGCCTTTGCGGCGGGAGCGGATATTAAGGAGATGCAGCCCCGTGATTTTCCGGAAAACTTCCGTGAGAACTTCCTCAGTCAGTGGACAGATATGGTCAAAATCTCCAAACCTATCCTGGCTGCCGTCAACGGATTCGCTCTGGGGGGTGGTTGCGAGGTGGCCATGATGTGCGATATGATCTATGCCAGCGAGAAGGCTAAGTTCGGTCAGCCCGAGATTACATTAGGTACTATTCCGGGTGCGGGAGGTACTCAACGATTACCCCGAGCCATTGGAAAATCCCGAGCCATGGAGATGAATCTGACCGGCGATATGATCGACGCTCATACAGCAGAAAAATGGGGTCTGGTCGCGCGGGTGTTTCCAGCAGATAACTTTTTAGATGAGACCATCAAAATTGCCGACAAAATTGCGAGTAAATCGAAATTGACCGTAGCCATTTGCAAACAGGCCACCAATGCGGCTTATGAGAGCGCCTTGAGTGAAGGCTTAGCCACGGAAAAGCGATTGTTCCACGCCACGTTTGCCACTCAGGATCGCAAAGAGGGCATGACCGCATTTGTGGAAAAACGTGAGCCCGTTTGGCAGGATAACTAA
- the LOC131877047 gene encoding pre-B-cell leukemia transcription factor 1-like — protein sequence MDPYGYGPRLDPDPKSMGGVPSSSQSDINQLLDQILCITDQTLDEAQVRKHTLNCHRMKPALFEVLCQIKEKTVLSQRHGEQEDVPDPQLARLDNMLVAEGVAGPEKGRGDQAASTAAAASASGQPETTVEHVDYKNKLSEIRSIYHLEFEKYEQACNEFTTHVMNLLREQSRTRPITAKEIERMVRIVHQKFLSIQGQLKQSTCEAIMILRSRFLDTRRKRRNFSKKATEVLNEYFYSHLANPYPSEEAKEELARKCNITVSQVSNWFGNKRIRYKKNISKAQEEANGYTGKPTMQSQHLEDYGLMLPPPSEWNDFHHTPSPHLHSPDHWPAEHHQIDPGLRDDKDGRSLTR from the exons ATGGATCCCTACGGGTATGGGCCACGCTTGGACCCGGATCCGAAGTCAATGGGAGGCGTGCCGTCATCGAGTCAGAGTGATATCAACCAGCTTTTGGATCAAATCTTGTGCATCACGGACCAAACGCTGGACGAGGCTCAAGTCAGGAAGCACACGCTCAATTGCCATCGGATGAAACCAGCCTTGTTCGAGGTCCTTTGTCAGATCAAGGAGAAGACGGTCCTCAGTCAACGTCATGGGGAACAAGAAGACGTGCCCGATCCACAATTGGCCAGACTGGATAATATGCTGGTGGCCGAGGGTGTGGCTGGACCTGAAAAGGGAAGAG GAGACCAAGCAGCGAGTACAGCTGCTGCAGCATCTGcatctggtcaacctgaaacCACCGTTGAACATGTCGACTACAAGAATAAACTGTCCGAGATCCGTTCAATCTACCATctcgaatttgaaaaatacgAACAAGCCTGCAATGAATTCACTACGCATGTCATGAATCTTCTTCGCGAGCAATCCAGGACACGCCCAATCACCGCCAAAGAAATTGAGCGCATGGTACGCATTGTCCATCAAAAATTCCTTTCCATCCAGGGCCAATTGAAGCAGAGCACTTGTGAAGCCATCATGATACTTCGCTCTAGATTCTTGGATACCCGCCGAAAGCGACGAAACTTCAGCAAAAAAGCCACCGAAGTCCTCAACGAGTACTTCTACAGCCATCTGGCCAATCCTTATCCAAGTGAGGAGGCCAAAGAAGAACTAGCTCGCAAGTGCAACATCACTGTGTCGCAAGTGTCTAATTGGTTCGGGAACAAACGCATTCGGTACAAGAAGAACATCTCCAAGGCCCAAGAAGAGGCTAATGGTTATACTGGTAAGCCTACCATGCAATCTCAACACCTCGAGGATTATGGACTGATGTTACCCCCGCCTTCTGAATGGAATGACTTTCATCACACACCCTCGCCACACCTCCACTCTCCCGATCATTGGCCTGCCGAGCATCACCAAATCGATCCGGGACTTCGCGATGATAAGGATGGACGGTCACTTACTCGTTAG
- the LOC131877042 gene encoding ADP-ribosylation factor-binding protein GGA1-like — translation MTSEALESLLFKATNPSNKIEDVNTIKKFCDTVRNTKEGPSIACKLIAHKIQSPQEREAIQTLAVLEACVKSCGEAFHIEVGKFKFLNEMIKLVSPRYLAGRTPDHIKKKIIELLFLWTKDLGNEGKIKEAYEMLKKQGIVTEDPIYVGGAVFASSLPPRPDAPLTQAQTQELKKLLQSKNPEDLEKANTIIKGMVKEDERKMDQLTRRSTELIMVNNNSKLLNEMLDHFEKARSTPQELELLKDLQESCEKMQPKLFRLASDTDEDDETINEILQASDELSKVLDRYRMVIVQGKPDIIKRQGYLSEGRSSNPGNSNSDALLDLGPIPSESKPSSHSIVDDDILGLESAFQASSSPKTTPVQIKTIAPSIDDLLNGSPPLDSGEPSLIMGSNSSSSASLSSKANPLDPFAQKMEAKKASRQRGLEALDLLGETALKSHLTSRSPQFEKRCEKVPMSKMIDHRRELDLTASLTEPVAPSSRSPVTDSPTTVDIPKPPEIQVQKPKEEPPFKLSDLEVAISSIKPRKSPPITLQDSEDGISILLNFGQDQPREHVTAIVVTIINKSPEAITDLEFKAVVPKGCKVKLQTASGQSLPAHNPFVPPSAITQVMLVANPKQISPVSFKYVLSYNQDDDPQTELGEIKSLPL, via the coding sequence ATGACATCCGAGGCCTTGGAGTCCTTGCTTTTCAAGGCTACCAACCCGTCTAATAAGATAGAGGATGTGAACACCATCAAGAAGTTCTGTGATACGGTTCGAAACACGAAAGAAGGACCCTCGATCGCGTGCAAATTGATCGCGCACAAGATTCAATCGCCTCAAGAACGTGAGGCCATTCAGACTTTGGCCGTTCTCGAGGCTTGCGTTAAATCTTGCGGCGAGGCCTTTCACATCGAGGTCGGCAAGTTTAAGTTTCTCAATGAGATGATCAAATTGGTGTCTCCGAGATATCTGGCCGGCCGCACGCCGGATCATATCAAGAAGAAGATCATCGAGCTCCTGTTCCTTTGGACCAAAGACCTGGGGAATGAGGGCAAAATCAAAGAGGCTTATGAGATGCTGAAGAAGCAAGGGATTGTCACGGAGGACCCGATTTATGTGGGCGGGGCTGTGTTTGCCTCCTCACTACCACCACGCCCGGATGCGCCTCTGACGCAAGCTCAGACGCAAGAGCTGAAAAAGCTCCTCCAAAGCAAGAATCCTGAGGATCTGGAGAAAGCTAACACCATCATCAAAGGCATGGTCAAGGAGGATGAGAGGAAGATGGATCAACTCACGAGGAGATCCacggagttgatcatggtgAATAATAATTCGAAATTACTCAACGAGATGCTTGACCATTTCGAGAAAGCCAGGTCCACTCCTCAAGAGTTGGAGTTACTCAAGGACTTGCAAGAATCGTGCGAGAAGATGCAACCTAAGCTGTTCCGATTGGCCTCGGATaccgacgaggacgacgagacCATCAACGAGATCCTTCAGGCCAGCGATGAGTTATCCAAGGTCTTGGATCGCTATAGAATGGTCATTGTCCAAGGAAAACCGGATATCATTAAACGACAAGGATATTTGTCCGAGGGTAGATCTTCAAACCCGGGAAATTCGAACTCTGACGCCTTGCTAGATCTTGGACCCATTCCATCTGAATCGAAACCTTCATCACATTCCATCGTGGACGACGACATTTTAGGCTTGGAGAGTGCCTTCCAAGCGAGTTCGAGTCCCAAGACAACTCCTGTTCAAATCAAGACCATCGCTCCCAGCATCGACGACCTGTTAAATGGCTCTCCACCATTGGACAGTGGGGAGCCATCGCTGATCATGGGTTCGAACTCGAGTTCCAGCGCTTCACTGTCCTCGAAAGCCAACCCTTTGGATCCCTTTGCTCAGAAGatggaagccaaaaaagcCTCGAGACAACGAGGTTTAGAAGCACTCGATTTGTTGGGCGAAACCGCGCTCAAATCCCACCTGACCTCAAGAAGTCCGCAATTTGAGAAGAGATGCGAGAAAGTTCCAATGTCCAAGATGATCGATCACCGCCGAGAATTGGATTTGACGGCCTCCCTGACCGAACCAGTGGCTCCAAGTTCCCGAAGTCCGGTCACGGATTCTCCCACCACAGTAGACATTCCCAAACCACCCGAGATCCAAGTGCAAAAGCCCAAAGAGGAACCCCCCTTCAAACTGTCTGATCTCGAGGTGGCCATATCTAGTATTAAGCCCAGAAAGTCTCCGCCCATAACATTGCAAGACTCGGAGGACGGTATCTCGATCCTGTTGAACTTTGGTCAGGATCAGCCTCGGGAGCATGTGACGGCCATTGTGGTCACGATCATCAACAAATCTCCAGAAGCCATCACTGACCTCGAGTTCAAGGCCGTAGTGCCGAAAGGTTGTAAAGTCAAGCTCCAGACAGCTTCAGGCCAATCTCTTCCGGCTCATAATCCTTTTGTGCCTCCGTCAGCCATCACCCAAGTAATGTTGGTTGCCAATCCTAAGCAAATCTCACCCGTTTCCTTCAAATACGTGTTAAGCTACAATCAGGACGATGATCCGCAAACAGAATTAGGTGAAATCAAAAGTCTCCCCCTTTAA